Genomic DNA from Manihot esculenta cultivar AM560-2 chromosome 15, M.esculenta_v8, whole genome shotgun sequence:
ggggtatccgatgggaggcacatcagattTCTCTAGTTACAACCCATATCCAtcattcatgccctatcctccctactaccctccatatccaccctacccgatGTTTTCCCTCCCACCTTTCTATCAGAACccaacaaaccctaacccagggaatgttgcaccacctcttCCTCCCCCAGTAGAACCGGTGGTTCCTGAAACCCAATCATCCAGACCCAACCTATCAGATGAGAGCAAGGTGAAAATGATAGATtatctaaagttggatgctcccaagtttaaaataagtgatgatccgtttgagtatctcaagacggtgaaaatgataactgatgagttgggggcTAGTGATAGCATaaccattcagatggcgggttcactcttaaatgtaaaaaggcaaaggagtggtttaaaaactatgtggacccgagactggacagcctatcatgggaacagtttgcaaatgagtttgtaggatgggcttttccagacagtttgAGGGAGCTAAAAGTGATAgggtttgagcaactgaggcagaccgAAGACATAAGTGTAGATTAATACACAGATAAATTTATGGAGTTGCTTCAGTTTATGGGGCAAGCATATGATACTGATAAGAAGAAAGCAatgaggtataccatgagacttcattctaggtattcctccctgatcccaGCAgcagagaaaaatatttttgagggacaagcccaggttcggccgccaaacatggtgcTGCCATGGGAGCtctctttcggcccccgaaggtggtctggccagccacctgtaagaggcctccagtccgaaaatgagggagtttctctctccattttcgggcaaaggtgagttcttgcccttcctttgatgattttatgtttttccttcaaattttcttgagttttcgcttgtttttgaagttttgagcttggatcaaagattttaaagtttgggagaccgtttctcctcaactccaagcttgggtcgcatctaccttagatcttcaagaggtaagtgtagatccttgcctttttatatgttttaagtaagttttaaaaagggttaagggaaagaccagggctacccattctatgcccctggcacagttggatatattatgttatgtttaataggaagtcctgaggagctccatcaaGGGCCGGACATTATttagatatgtagagggttactggtgacaagtccatccttgatgtgtattgtttgtgttgtgacgcatttcatgagagtatatgtttattaaactatttttatgttctgctcactaggctcttgtagcttatccctttcccctaaccccaggtttgcagggtcaagaatagctcgggaagttggctagaggctggtatatgattatgtaatagattagtagtggacatgtactatatAATGGTTTAgttttgtgctttgccctagtttatgtttttgtaaatcCCTGTGAACATGATTctttatataaaagtttttatgataagttatgttgaaccaagcttgaggcatgtgatgtttaccatactagagcatttgttgagggctctagtgtggattTTATGTGTACAGTTTGTGAGGCAGGCACAGGtcgagtttggtatatgaaaagtttaaatatttttatgaaaatatatgatcatgtatgagattttatcaggtacacaagaggtatagtaggcttgctccGGGTTCCAGCAACCTTaaatcgatctgaatcctagcgccggtagcggttcagtTTCCGAGTCGTTATAAACCCCTTCTTGACTTACCCCTTACTTTTATGTATAACTAATTTGAGCCAACACTCACTATATACCCATACATTATACAAGTACATATGTGGAATCAAACTCAAACTACCTACACATCACTACAAAAAtttaacggattagtaacggaaatttccgttactaattattaaaaatccgttactaaaacaattttgtaacggatttgtaacggaaatttccgttatAGCAAACCTCGTTGCTAAtgcattagtaacggattttctgatccgttactaatttagtaacggatttgtaacggaaaatccgttactaaatattGTTTCCTTTTCGTtggttttagtaacggatttttttagtaacggatttatctGTTacaaaaatccgttactaattgtGAAAAGGTAATAACAgatttttccgttactaatccgttactatttttaaCAGATCAGTAACaacttaatccgttactaatccgttactatttataaaattacaataaaatattacaaattATATAATCTAATCAGACAATTTAACCTGTAAATACACTCACCTATTACAActcatctcaataacaaaatgtAAAAACCAAATGTCATAGCTATCATGAATGCACTCAAAtccaatatcatatattatgtaaatcaaatcaaacatatATCCAAGTATCAAGTTGtgcaattttaaactaaaaaaattaacaaattatttattatcctaGTACATATGTGtaatgaaaaaagaaactatAAATGTGTAGTATTTTCATCCTCGTCCTCGTCCTCATCATTAGCTTCATCTGCTTGATCAGGAGGCTGTGCAGAAGTTCCCTCACCAGGAGCTGAAGGCTGGATGCCTTGCCTTTGACTCACAAGCTGCATAAATAAATCCTTCACCTGTGACAGCTCAGAGGTAATCCGCACATTTTGCTCACGCAAtacttgttcattatcctcacgCTCCTGTACCTTGCGTCTGAGATCAGCCACTTCATCTTGAAGATCCTTATTTTGCTGAGCTGATGTGAAAGATGTACTAGCAGAAGTCTTGTTTGGGAAGAAAACTGAAGCCTGTGATCCAAGACCATACacccttctttttttctctccaccTACTGCCTCAAAGTATAACTGAGCCTCATCAATGCGGGATGCCTGACTACTGTCATTATCTGTCTGTGATGCTTACTCTTTCAAAGTCAGAAAGCGGTCCTTCAAAAAAAGATACCATGTGATATAACagtatgaaaaataaatcaaatactttactataaatttatttaatttctcacatGAATGGTCTTTGAGCGTGCATCAACAAACTCTGAGATACCCTTCTTTTTATGAGTAGCCTCAAATAACTCATGAGGTAGAGGATCTCTGCCTAGTCTTTCGTGCtacaagtaaaatataaatagtaataacatgcttcaatataaattcacaacaaattttataaaatttaaagcatttgaaaaaatttaagtgaAAATGAATAGTACATACCATCTGTTGTTGATGCCTATACTGAgatatggatcctccacaatgtCTTGATGGGCCAGCGCCTTGCCCACCTGTTTCACTCTTTCTGTTATTAGAGAATTTTTTGCATTTCTCTTTATACTCAGTTGCTCCCCAAGCGGATTGCCATGCATCCATTACTCCTTCTATCAGTGATAGCCTCTTCTCCTTCCCATTCCTTACGCTACACATAAGGCTACGATACCGCTCGGTAGCTTTTTTCCTCCAAGCTATCTTCATAAGCTGCTCTATTGCCTCCTCTCATAAGAAGTGTTTCTGTAATTACTCATATTTAGTGACAAATAATGCACAGTAAAAATAATCACATGTACTGTAAAATTTGTATTACCTTAAATTCTTGCCAATAGAATTCTTTAACCTCTTCTGGTATATTTTTTCAACAAAAGCCATTTGCTACTAACTTTTCCTTGAAGATCAATGTAATCCGCCTAGCAATCAGATCAGAAGGTTGCATGCTATAGAAGAATAAttgacaaaataattatattgaaataaGCATAGAAATTAAAtgcatatttaaaaatacttataaattttactcACATTGAGTTTACTAAGGAAATATATGGTCTGTATCCTGTGGGTCCGCAACTACCAGAAGCAGATGCAGATGCAGATGCAAATACAGATGCAGCCATCGGTGGAATAGGTGGCAAACCTATGGGAGCTGAGACAGTACCAGATGTGTGCACTGAAGTAGGAGTGGATGATGCAGCACCCTGTGTGGATCTCTCACCCTAGTCTGGTCTAGGAATCAAAGCAGTGTGCTGTACCAAATCTTGATTGATATTTTCTGATTCATTTGTGTGGACACTACCCCTGCCATGGTCTCCTCGACCCCGTGATGAAGATCCACGTCCTCGTCCTCTCATCTTCTATAAATTTACATTAAACAAATCACATatagttaatatatttaataactgaaagtaaaaatagatatcaattattttatacCTTTTATTCACTATCTACATCTAAGTcattattatcatcatcatcatcatcatcgtccgTTTCTGTTGCTATTATAGTTTCatcttcatcattttcttcaCCATCATCAATTTCAATAACATCTCCAGTTGGATCATTTAATTGTTGTGTTGAATCATCAATTTCAATAACAATGGCAGTGTGTTCCATTTCATCTTGTTGAAATGGTTCTTCATCAGGTTGTGTATTTTCTTGTGTTGGAAGTTGAATCATAGAACGTGCTTTGACTTTTACAGCAGCCCAccattcaattttatctcgCCTTAGGCTAGGATACGAAGTATATATCACTTGTATTGCTTGTACTCCCAGCACAAAaggctcatatctattaaaagatCGTTTATGATTTACATCGATAAGTTTATATTTACTATGGATCTTTGTGCCTACATTTGGAGTGGGGTCAAACCAATTGCATTTGAAAAGTACAACTCGCTTGATTGGAAGACCTGGATACTCTAAACGTATAACTTCAAGCAATTGTCCATAATAATCGCTCTCTTCGTTGCTGTAATTTGACCCCTTAATACACACCCCACTGTTCATAGTTGCTCTACTTGTACAATATGACTTTGATTGAAACTTATATCCATTCACCATATATCCATTGTATGATGTCACACTTCGTAATGGACCCTTTGCAAGCGATATGATAAACTTGTTGGATATATTACTGCACGAATCATGAGCAAAATTGTTGAACCATAAAGCAAATTCACTCTCCAATTTGATGTCAATCTGAGAATCATTGACTAACGGATCATTTGAGCGCAGTTGATCAATGTAAATGCTGGAAAAATCTCAACTTCAGtagaaaaagtaatttaaaaaataatatataaattacttattaACGATAACTTACTCAATGTAGGGTTTCACTTCTGgacaatttaataatatgtacATTTGTGCTGCTTTATACTCATCATCCATAAGGTATCTGGTTCTCCCTTTTCCTATTGGTCGACCGGACTGCATGAAAATTGATAGGTTGCCTTCATAATTTTCAGTATTTTCTGAAATGTCAACATTTCTTGGCACTTTTCGATGTCTAGTTTGAACATACGGCTCAAAGTAATGCGCACAAAATGAAGTGGCTTCTTCTACTAGGTACGCATTACAAATTGATCCCTCGACTCTAGCTTTATTTCTGACATTATTCTTAAGCCGTCGCAgatatctataaaatatatgaccaacattagtaaacattattaaataacttaattaaagtAAAGTTAAAAGAACTTACCGTTCAAAAGGATACATCCACCGATATTGCACTGGACCTGCCAACCATGCTTCATATGCTAGATGGACGGGGAGGTGTTCCATACAATCAAAGAAACTTGGAGGGAAAACACGCTCAAGCTTACATATGATCAAAGGAATTTCACCATGCAACCGCAACATATCACTCTCACTTATAGCGGTCGATGTTAATTCCCTAAAAAAATTGCTCAACTCTGTTAAGGGCTGCCAAACATTCGAAGGAAGCAACTCACGAAATGCAATTGGAATAATCCGCTGCATGAAAACATGACAGTCATGACTCTTCATCCCAAACATCTTCAGCCTCTTCATATCAATACATCGGCCCATATTGGAAACATAACCATCAGGAAACTTGAGATTTTTCAGCCAATCACATAAGACCTGCTTACTTTGCTTATCTAGAGTATAACAAGCTTTGGGATATCTCCCAGTGACTTGATCCATTTCCAACTCTGGTCGATCGCAGATCACATTGAGGTCTGCCCTTGACTTAGCATTATACTTTGTCTTTCCCTCAACACTCATTACAGTGttgattatattttcaaaaaaatttttctcAATGTGCATTACATCAAGATTGTGTCGAATCAAATTACTTTTCCAATACGGTAAATCCCATAAGATACTTCTTTTTCGCCAACCGCATTGCTTTGATAGACTggaatttatttcaaatgcatCCTCATCTATAACCCTCTTAAACCCCAATTCATTAATCTGTTTCAGTATTTCTTCACCGAAAATAGGTGGTTTAGCTTTCTTAGTAACAGATACATTCTTCCTAAAAGCTGTTTTGTTTCTTCTAAAAGAATGGCTAGGAGGTAAAAATTTGCGATGATTATCAAACCATGATTGCTTACCTCCTCTTGTCAATGTAAATGCATCACTATCTTCCATGCAATAAGGACAAGCAGTCCGTCCTGCAGTGCTCCATCCAGATAACATTGCATAAGCAGGAAAATCACTTATAGTCCACATTAAAGCAGCTCGCaagttgaaattttctttactgaatgcatcatatgtttcaactCCATTCTCCCATAAATCTTTCAACTCAGTTACTAGGGGTTGCAAATACACATCCAACTTATCTTTTGGATTTCTAGGCCCTGGGACAAGTATAGTGAGAAACATATACTCACCTTTCATGCATAACCATAGGGATAAATTGTACGGTGTCAATATGACAGGCCATGATGAATATTGCTGACCAGATTGTCCAAAGGGTTGAAAACCATCGGTACATAGTCCCAGACGGACATTACGTTTCTCAGCACTGAAATGAGGCCAATTATTATCAAAAGCTTTCCATGCATGCGAATCAGCTGGATGATGCATTAAATCATCATTAGTCCCATGATTGGCATGCCAAGTCATATCCTTAGCTGTAGCATTAGATGCGTACAACCTTTGTAGTCTAGGTGTGATTGGCATGTAATACATTTTACTGTAAGCAACTTGGGTTTTACTAGAGCTCTGGCCATCTTGCAATCGTTTGTATCTAGGATGATCACACACCTTGCACCTGAGCAATTCATTATCCTCACCCCAATAAATCATACAACCATTTAAGCAACTATGAATCTTCTGAATTGGTAATCCCAAGCCTTCAAGCAATTTCTTTGTAGAGTAGAAATTATCAGTAGgtaaaatttttttgattaaTTGGCAAATATTATCAAAACAACGTTCGGATAAATGATGTTCAGATTTCATATTCAATATCCTTGCCACAGCTGACAGTTGTGAATGATTTTCACAACCTGGCCACAATTCCTTATTAGCAACGGCCAACATGTCATACAATCTCTGAGTAGATTGGTTTGGAGGCTCAGTACTTATTGATGGGGAGAAACTAGGCCCTGCTGCATCTGCAACTAGTTGCTCATAAGCATTAGAGAACTCACCATGTTGATATTCCACATTGCAAGTATTGTCAGTCGAATCAATACTTCTTCTATGGACCGCATTGTAATTTTGAATTTCGCCATGCAAATACCATACGTAATAGTCTCTAACAAACCCATATTTCATAAGATGAAACCTAATTGTATTCTCATCTTCAAAACTGCGATTTTGGCACTTAAATCGATTACATGGACACCTAATTAGTTCTCCATTCAAACAGTCTGGAAACTGTTTGGCAGCTGATATGAATTCATTTAATCCTTCAAGGAATAAAGGATTTAGTAGACCATCTTTTAGTCTTGCATACATCCAACCTCTATCAGAATGCATATTGTACCTATTGTACCTAGAAAAGAGTTGGTCATAATGGTCAAAACGACTATCAATATTTGCATATTGAATTTCAATCACAATCTAAGTTATTGAAAGATTACTATATCAATTAATTCATCCAACTAAATAAAATGACTATCAATTTGAAAGTCGACGAAGACAAAGAGAAGCTCCCTTCAACTCAACCAGACTAGGAAAATCTACAATGTCCAATATACCTTGTGTTCATTTGATTAAACTTTTGTCACTCCAAAACCAGGAAAATCTACCAAGTCCAATATACTTAATTGGAGTTCATTTGACTACACTTCATGTAAATAATCAAGTGAAAATAAAATGTAACTaccatgaaatatttttaaatttaaggaaGAGGTGACCATAAGTCTTGTTATCATTTTCTGTACTTTTGGCAATTTTTTTAACACATctatgtataaatttattaatatattttatttttaaattaaaattaaaaaattgaaaataagttAGTTTTTGAGAAGGAGGACTTACAGGGAAAGGCATCCCCaaaagtatatattttatttttaaataagaagATAAGTtagtttttgaaaattaaataaaattaaataagaagataagttagtttttaaaatgattatattttatttttaaatttatcaattatggAGTAACTTATCATTgtgttgatttttttaaattttaatttagcttttagaacttttattttatttgttgattATTTCTGGGCCATGTTTCTTGATTTCTAAATTCTTATTATTTGCTGCTAAGAAGGTTGTGATTGTGATTGTGATTGTGATTGGATTTGTTATTTGAGTTGCTGTGGAgaaaaattttactataaatatattagttagagaacaaattttcatttatttgcaAAGATTGATGTATTTTAGTTATGAAAACCTGGAAAAGAATTAAACTTTTTCCCCCTAACAGCATCAAAAAGGGTGTTTGTCAAAATTTAGGTATAGAAAGAAATCCAAAATTGACCAAAATTTTTTTGATCCTGTGTCTTCTTCTCCCTCTGGCATTAGAAGTTGAACTCTATTGGACTTGAGGATATATGATGCTTTGGATTGTTGAGTTAGTGTCATTTGGTATTGAAATGATATTTGTTGGTTGGTTTTGATTTTGATGCTTATTAAGAAGACATTGGCTTGATAAGTACTTTCTTGAAGGCACTAACTGTTTAAGAATATTGTTTgagattttttattctttaattagCATTGAATTGAGTTGcagtttttgaaaaaaaagaaaattgagttgcACTTTtctaattgaatttaattaaccCTAAAAAACCAAAAgataatatgttttatttgTCACTTTAGTTCACTCTCTCTTGGGTCTTTAGTTGGTTAAACAGTGTTTATAATCCAATAACTGCAGTAGCCATTTGTGGGAACTCTAAATATGGCTCAGCTTCTTGTTCTACTGTGGACTATAATTGGAATGTTTGCATGATTGCTGTCACTTTAGTGTTCTAGTGTTCCATTTAAAGATTTCAAGcttttaattttccaatatatgctaatatgtatattttttaaaaaaagtatctAAATTAGTTATCTTGAATtgaataataattaagaaattcttttaaatGTTCATCAGAATGACTCCCTTGTATATAAATTCCACCCTTTTGTTGCATCCAACAATCATCCATCATAAAACAGTAGAGTACTTATAATGCATAAGAAGGCGTGGGACTTAAAAATGGTCAATTGATTATAACAATCTAGGTTAGTGGGCCAGTAACTTATCATTtggttaataaaattaatgtctAATTTGGTTTGTCCACAAAATCAAGCCACAAAACTCTTTTGTAATATCAAGTTTGCAATAACAGTGACTAAAGGATGAGGAACAATGAAAACAACAAACAACAATAACAGTGAAATAATCAGTTTGCAATAACAGCAAACAGTGTCCACAAACAGCAAACAGGAACAATATCAAGTTTGCAATAACAGTGTACACAAATAATCAAGTTTATGGGTcttcaaaattaattcaaaccTGCAGTGACTGGACCAGCGGATGAGGCAAAAATCAGCAGAGGCTTGCTTGACGACGAGGAACAGCGCCGGACAGCAGAAGAACGGGACCAGCGGATGCGCCGATGAGGACGAGGAGCAGCGTGACTGAGGACGCAGCGGACGCAGCAGTGGCGTGACTGAGGACGACGAGCAGCACCGAACGGCAGACGGACTAGACTGACGGAAGCAACGACGATGATCAGAGGGAGCGATGGCGAAAATAGAAGAAGTAGCCACCACCAGCAGACGCAGCAACGGTGGTGACAACGGGAAGAGAGGTTTTGGAAAATTTTGTTGAAATGCCGGGAAAGGAGAAGTTTGTGTGATTAAGAAAGGGAAAATACAGGATTTCATATATTAGGGATTTCAATTTTAGTAACGGAcacatccgttactaaatttaactTCTGTAACGGATAGTttatccgttactaaataaaCTGAATAGAAaacaatttagtaacggattagttaatccgttactaattttgtgCCCATTGAACCAATTCTGTAACGGATATTAATCCGTTAcagaatttagtaacggattaataacggattatttaatccgttactattgtTGTTCTTTACATGATATCCGttattaatccgttactaatcagtAACAGATATTTTCCGTTACTATTTTCCGTTACTATTCCGATAAATTTTTGTAGTGCATGAGATAAGTTTAGTATTAGATCTAAGAAGTATATGCACTATTATAATCTAGATGGACGAACGCTGACAAGAATAAACCCTATATGTTCTTCATCTAACGCCATTAGTTTGGTCCACTCATCATCATGAGTgcctatatatatacataaacatcacatgtcTCATGTTATGAGACTCATTACTCTAATATCATCAATATCACTATACTAATAGTAGAGGCAGATAGAGGTGACAATCTACTTTGGATGAGTCATGTCCAATGAGGTATCTTGCAATTGTGAACATTTTATAGCATTTTGTATAAGTATATTCCGCCATTATATTCTTAACTCCTTGAGAATGGAATGACTACCAAAAGCTAATGgataatataatttatgtaattatttaaacaacctttaattaattaaattatctattGTTTATACTTAGGCATATAAGATTATATCAAATCAATACTATAATGTATTGCTTTTATTTCCTTTTCTAAATTCAGATATCTAAATACACTTTCTTAGATGAAGTTTCATCCCCTCTTTGTCCATAATATTAAAGGCTTTTTAAATACCCAAACATGATAATTTACactattgcttttaattatcATGTTATTCACACATATGTTAGCTATTTTGTGATCAAATCTTTAAACATCCCTTTGACCAACAATTAGCAGGTTACACTTCAATTTTTAAGTTCAAACGTCATAACATGGTAACAATTTTTAAGTTCAAAAGTCATAACATGGTAACAAATGACTCCATATGTGATGAAAGTTATTTCCTTATAGTCTTTTTCTTCAATTATGCTTTGATGCTATCAATTGCATCCACTAGCAAACATACTTTATGACCAACCATTGCATCCATCAGGTAATTAATGGATGGAATTAGGTAATGATATTTTGTATATGCTTTGTTTATAAGTGAAAtccatgcatattttctatttattataaGTTATTTTAACCATAACAACACTCGATAACTGAGTATGATTTTGAACTTCTTTAATGATCTCAGTGTTTTTCAAATATTCTTTTTCTCTATAATCACCTTCTATATTTGTAGGGTAAATTTtccatttcttttattttactgGTTGGTTTGGTAGTGgatgaaaattgaattttaaagtcATTACTGTTGGATCAACACCTTTTATGTCATTATATTTCTAGGAAAAAGTTAACATTTATTGTTTCAATATTGAGATTATTGCTTCATGATTCTTTCTTTTGTTTCCAAAATAAATTCCCAAATTTCATTAACTAGTTCAGGTGATATTGTATCTTTTATTTCTCCAAAAGGTCGATAAGGGAAGACATTTTTGTGACAACCTTCATTGACTATCTATCACATTCCTTGGCAAATTTCTAACTCCCTAGTGCCATTATAATCTGTCATATTGTAGGtaactttaaatataaaaattttatattgatgaTTATTCCATAGTTATTGAAAATGGGACGCTCCAAGATGGCATTGGAAGATAGAAGCATATCAACCATAACAAATTCAACATAAACGtcttttttatgtgttttatccCCAATTAACATTGCCATATTAGTAAGTTCATATGATCGGTACTGACTTATTTCTTAATCCCATTGTAGGATAAGGTACTTAAAATAGATCTTTATACAGATCTACCTTCTTATATACATTTAGGGTGATCAAATTCATAGAACTCATAATATTTACTAGAATTCTCTTAATTGAATACTTATGTAGCCAAATTGAAATGACAAGAGGGTAAGAATAAGGGCatgatattttattatctttactAAGTCAAAAGTGACTAGAGTTTGGCATAGTTTCTCCATCATCATGATCTTCATTAACTCATATGCCTGTTTCCTCCTTTTCTTTTAagcttttgcatgatttggccCTCTTGCAATTACATTAATCCTTCCAAATAGTTCATCATCTTGTAATTTATCCCTCACTCTTAAGGAGGATTCACTTTTCTTAAAGGAAGATTCTTCTCTCCTTTCTAAATTGGCAGAAACCATAAGGAAGTTGCTTTAAAAACCCTTCCTTTATGGGTATTCTAATTTCATCTTTCAACtgtctaaattatttttttttgtgtgaCCGTAATCTTCATAGAATTGATAGCATTTACTCTTGATGAACTGAAATCCGGGGGTAACAAGATATGGACGCCTGGATAGTGGTTTGATTCAGTGAGGAAATCAATAAATTGGGATTGGTTTAATGAGGAGTAAAAGCTAGAAATAAATGAGAGTCAATAAACCAGGTGCTGAGATTGGAGAGGTTGAGCTTTCTTGAGGGAGCAAAGATGGTAGTTTCAGTGAGTTAGGAAATGTCCCGAATTCGGGCTATGCCAGAGATATATATACCTTGGTTGTACC
This window encodes:
- the LOC122721981 gene encoding uncharacterized protein LOC122721981, with the translated sequence MHSDRGWMYARLKDGLLNPLFLEGLNEFISAAKQFPDCLNGELIRCPCNRFKCQNRSFEDENTIRFHLMKYGFVRDYYVWYLHGEIQNYNAVHRRSIDSTDNTCNVEYQHGEFSNAYEQLVADAAGPSFSPSISTEPPNQSTQRLYDMLAVANKELWPGCENHSQLSAVARILNMKSEHHLSERCFDNICQLIKKILPTDNFYSTKKLLEGLGLPIQKIHSCLNGCMIYWGEDNELLRCKVCDHPRYKRLQDGQSSSKTQVAYSKMYYMPITPRLQRLYASNATAKDMTWHANHGTNDDLMHHPADSHAWKAFDNNWPHFSAEKRNVRLGLCTDGFQPFGQSGQQYSSWPVILTPYNLSLWLCMKGEYMFLTILVPGPRNPKDKLDVYLQPLVTELKDLWENGVETYDAFSKENFNLRAALMWTISDFPAYAMLSGWSTAGRTACPYCMEDSDAFTLTRGGKQSWFDNHRKFLPPSHSFRRNKTAFRKNVSVTKKAKPPIFGEEILKQINELGFKRVIDEDAFEINSSLSKQCGWRKRSILWDLPYWKSNLIRHNLDVMHIEKNFFENIINTVMSVEGKTKYNAKSRADLNVICDRPELEMDQVTGRYPKACYTLDKQSKQVLCDWLKNLKFPDGYVSNMGRCIDMKRLKMFGMKSHDCHVFMQRIIPIAFRELLPSNVWQPLTELSNFFRELTSTAISESDMLRLHGEIPLIICKLERVFPPSFFDCMEHLPVHLAYEAWLAGPVQYRWMYPFERYLRRLKNNVRNKARVEGSICNAYLVEEATSFCAHYFEPYVQTRHRKVPRNVDISENTENYEGNLSIFMQSGRPIGKGRTRYLMDDEYKAAQIIYIDQLRSNDPLVNDSQIDIKLESEFALWFNNFAHDSCSNISNKFIISLAKGPLRSVTSYNGYMVNGYKFQSKSYCTSRATMNSGVCIKGSNYSNEESDYYGQLLEVIRLEYPGLPIKRVVLFKCNWFDPTPNVGTKIHSKYKLIDVNHKRSFNRYEPFVLGVQAIQVIYTSYPSLRRDKIEWWAAVKVKARSMIQLPTQENTQPDEEPFQQDEMEHTAIVIEIDDSTQQLNDPTGDVIEIDDGEENDEDETIIATETDDDDDDDDNNDLDVDSE